Within Bacteroidota bacterium, the genomic segment GCTATCGGGATGCCCATGGTTGTCCCGAATGCTTTCGAGACCACCAACCATCAGCACTTGAGCATCGCACTTTATGATATGCTCGGCAAAAAAGTATCCGCCGCGGCGGATACTTTTACCAAAGGCGAGAATATATATAGTATAAATGTGAGTCATTTGCCCAAGGGATTATATATAATACTAGTGGGGGATGTGATGCAAAAA encodes:
- a CDS encoding T9SS type A sorting domain-containing protein, with product AIGMPMVVPNAFETTNHQHLSIALYDMLGKKVSAAADTFTKGENIYSINVSHLPKGLYIILVGDVMQKVVVD